From a single Brassica napus cultivar Da-Ae chromosome C9, Da-Ae, whole genome shotgun sequence genomic region:
- the LOC111212139 gene encoding uncharacterized protein LOC111212139, with the protein MEDFLLPPRMFATGEEPLGERVNSYHKIKRTELLIEALEPEELEFLRNSTFGKILAIEENPPFSGAFGQYVVVRLLKVNKKYEVWFIFAGNPVRMSLREFAIVTGLNCRKIPEPTKKRKNPLKEKLYWNELLGSLKFCTVVTAIDMLKKKVVKSKEARIKFACLAITSSILFPSSHTPRIIPEHVELIRDLDDFLAFPWGRASYHTLATSLISKDEIALSQASVAIHSYVDAIQLVLLAAIPQLKEEITQSERTVIVDSESESENPNEDLALEGDNAVPLAEPSEATKYCLIPGHAKSIDIECQVTVKYIIDEPYEEWSAGLDFSWVDESEDFAVENLVRLIGEGFSFCKDMFKGGLNASDLLRLRGVKKLKEKEPKEKNDKDHAAEVTDGEGPDSQTHILIANLVASQLLDKSRSPASELRDEISSLEKRIYQALDAKIEKIASSTIQSQQLASRQATIVGFLQDIDKKIGTALVGQMKIMQASILNGVTELIYQTITSRGVSVEHKVSGKFPEFLPQKDSIPPPPVNGNPPVVPDTSTPSEAADFRISKVLRDLNIVPDHSLPANTVDNLDAELDTANGSSLHTSIAADSQLQAEQRDVQVEDLVTANYITKHAINNLDDNKTPDLENNQSLGVTFFVVENPDSEEFEKEEMHIPFYLDDMPSFSLGLSQEDAPVVEETPNPINYVSPPMAHEKEAPEPRKSKRSRIIPAGLQDYKCDPKVNAGHCIIPDVDHRFTLMEQKVMKESDINLPNGYSRSSAEFLDIAYRNTILPTGVVDALIGFVSRGPTVGPNVAIYDTTLPVALMNHNNRFVKSTVKDHSKLKFADVPLEKHLEKSHERIYFPFNMDKQHWVGVCIDTKASTLHVLDCNTSFRSDSSLKKELNPIATLLPYVLKQFGFLGTNAGVKAFTVSRCKGIPQLTLTLTDNAEVNGQVLEVSG; encoded by the exons ATGGAGGATTTTTTGCTTCCTCCTAGAATGTTCGCCACCGGCGAAGAACCACTTGGAGAGCGCGTCAACTCGTATCACAAGATAAAGAGGACCGAGTTGCTAATCGAGGCTCTTGAACCGGAAGAGTTAGAATTTCTGAGAAATTCTACTTTTGGAAAGATTCTCGCGATCGAGGAGAACCCTCCGTTTTCAGGTGCTTTTGGCCAATATGTCGTTGTTAGGCTTCTGAAAGTGAACAAAAAATACGAGGTTTGGTTCATCTTCGCGGGAAACCCAGTCAGAATGTCACTCCGGGAGTTTGCTATCGTCACCGGATTAAACTGTCGGAAGATTCCAGAACCAACTAAGAAGAGGAAAAACCCTCTGAAAGAGAAGCTGTACTGGAACGAACTCCTTGGCTCGTTGAAGTTCTGCACTGTTGTCACAGCCATCGACATGCTGAAGAAAAAGGTTGTGAAGAGCAAAGAGGCGCGGATTAAGTTTGCTTGCCTTGCAATCACGTCGTCGATTCTATTCCCGTCCTCACACACACCTCGCATCATCCCGGAGCATGTCGAACTGATTCGAGATCTAGACGACTTCCTCGCATTCCCTTGGGGCAGAGCCTCATACCACACGCTTGCTACATCTCTTATTTCAAAAGATGAAATAGCATTATCGCAGGCGTCTGTTGCGATTCACAGCTACGTTGATGCTATTCAACTAGTTCTTCTTGCCGCCATCCCTCAGTTGAAGGAAGAAATCACACAGTCTGAGCGCACTGTTATTGTGGATTCCGAAAGCGAGAGCGAGAACCCGAATGAAGATTTAGCATTAGAGGGTGACAACGCTGTGCCGCTAGCAGAACCTTCAGAGGCGACCAAGTATTGTCTTATCCCCGGGCATGCTAAGAGCATAGACATCGAGTGTCAG GTCACTGTCAAGTATATTATAGATGAGCCGTACGAAGAATGGTCTGCTGGGCTAGATTTCTCGTGGGTCGATGAGTCCGAGGATTTTGCTGTAGAGAACCTGGTTCGACTGATTGGTGAGGGTTTTTCATTTTGTAAGGATATGTTCAAAGGTGGTCTAAACGCAAGTGATCTTTTGCGTTTGAGGGGAGTGAAGAAACTCAAGGAGAAAGAACCGAAGGAAAAAAATGACAAGGATCACGCCGCGGAGGTGACAGATGGCGAGGGTCCTGACTCTCAAACCCACATTTTAATAGCTAATTTGGTTGCGTCGCAGCTACTTGACAAGTCCAGATCTCCCGCCTCCGAGCTACGTGATGAAATCAGCTCACTGGAGAAGCGTATTTATCAAGCACTGGACGCCAAGATAGAGAAAATTGCTTCATCAACTATTCAATCACAACAGTTAGCTAGCCGTCAGGCCACCATTGTCGGATTCCTCCAGGACATTGATAAAAAGATTGGCACTGCCCTGGTTGGTCAAATGAAGATCATGCAAGCTTCGATACTCAACGGTGTAACTGAACTCATTTACCAGACCATTACCTCCCGCGGTGTTTCTGTTGAGCATAAAGTTTCCGGCAAATTTCCTGAGTTTCTTCCACAGAAAGACTccatcccccccccccctgtcAACGGCAACCCTCCAGTCGTGCCTGACACTAGTACCCCATCTGAAGCTGCTGATTTTCGCATCAGCAAGGTGCTGCGTGATCTGAACATAGTACCTGACCATTCTCTCCCTGCAAACACAGTTGATAATCTCGATGCTGAGCTG GACACCGCCAACGGATCGTCGTTGCATACCTCAATTGCGGCTGACTCACAGCTCCAGGCTGAGCAGAGAGATGTGCAAGTGGAGGATCTAGTAACAGCCAACTACATCACTAAACAT GCCATAAACAACTTAGATGATAACAAAACTCCAGACCTG GAGAACAATCAATCACTGGGAGttacattttttgttgttgagaaTCCTGACTCAGAAGAGTTTGAGAAGGAGGAG ATGCATATACCTTTTTATCTAGACGATATGCCGTCTTTCTCACTCGGGCTCTCACAGGAAGATGCCCCCGTTGTGGAGGAGACGCCCAACCCGATTAACTATGTTTCACCACCCATGGCACATGAAAAAGAGGCACCGGAGCCGCGCAAGAGCAAAAGGTCTAGGATAATCCCTGCTGGACTTCAAGACTACAAGTGTGATCCAAAGGTCAATGCAGGGCATTGCATTATCCCTGATGTTGACCACCGTTTTACGCTAATGGAGCAGAAGGTTATGAAGGAATC GGATATCAATCTTCCTAACGGATACTCCCGGTCATCGGCTGAGTTCTTAGATATTGCCTATCGTAACACCATATTACCTACGGGG GTCGTTGACGCCCTTATCGGATTCGTGTCTCGTGGCCCCACGGTTGGTCCAAATGTTGCCATTTACGACACGACCCTTCCAGTTGCTCTGATGAACCACAACAATCGGTTTGTGAAGTCCACAGTCAAAGACCATTCCAAGCTTAAGTTCGCTGACGTCCCACTGGAGAAACACTTGGAGAAGTCGCATGAGAGGATATATTTCCCATTTAACATGGACAAACAACACTGGGTTGGAGTTTGTATCGATACCAAAGCGTCCACTCTCCATGTCCTGGATTGCAACACCTCGTTTCGAAGTGACAGCTCGCTGAAGAAAGAGTTAAACCCTATTGCTACCCTCCTCCCATACGTTCTTAAACAGTTTGGCTTTTTAGGAACCAACGCCGGTGTCAAGGCCTTTACCGTGTCCAGATGCAAGGGAATACCGCAG CTAACACTGACGTTAACGGATAATGCTGAAGTTAACGGACAAGTTCTAGAAGTTAGCGGTTAA